A stretch of Candidatus Omnitrophota bacterium DNA encodes these proteins:
- a CDS encoding 2-deoxyribose-5-phosphate aldolase (catalyzes the formation of D-glyceraldehyde 3-phosphate and acetaldehyde from 2-deoxy-D-ribose-5-phosphate) produces MIDHTLLKANATQEQVGKLCEEAKKYHFAT; encoded by the coding sequence ATGATAGATCACACGCTCCTTAAAGCCAATGCCACCCAGGAACAGGTAGGGAAATTGTGCGAAGAGGCTAAAAAATATCATTTTGCAAC